The Methanocella arvoryzae MRE50 DNA window TGGGGGACTATGTGGAGATTTCCCGCGCCCGGTGGAACGAGGCCAGGAAAGTGGTGTTGACGCCTGTTCAGAAAGGCATACGCATCTACGCATCTCCCGACAGCCTGCAGGCCTCATTTCTCAACCGGCCGGTGTCCCAGGGGGACATCGTGTCCACGTCGACGTACAACCCGCCGAGCCAGTCGTTCAACTCCAACCTGATGTTCGAGGAGTTCTTCCGCGACTTCTTCTCCAACCCTTCGCTGGGCCTGGGCGAGGTCAAGCTGGCCGTGGCGTCGACCGTCCCGGCGGGCATAGTAAAGATAACCGAGGTGACTGAAATTCAGCTGATGCCGGAGGCGACCGAGATCTCCAGGACTGAGGTGCCAGAGGTGACCTATGAAGACCTGGGGGGCATCAGGGACGCCATACAGAAGATCAGAGAGATGATCGAGCTGCCGTTGAAGTACCCCGAGCTGTTCAACAGGCTGGGCATAGATCCCCCGAAGGGGGTGCTGATCCTGGGGCCCCCGGGCACCGGCAAGACGCTGCTGGCCAAAGCTGTGGCTAACGAGTCGGACGCGTACTTCACTTCCATCAACGGCCCGGAGATCATGTCGAAGTACTACGGCGAGTCCGAGCAGCACCTCAGAGACGTGTTCAAGGAGGCGGAGAATAACGCTCCCGCCATCATCTTCATCGACGAGCTGGACTCCATCGCCACCAAGCGGGCGGAAGTTACCGGGGAGGTGGAGCGCAGAGTGGTGGCCCAGCTATTGTCCCTCATGGACGGCCTGAAGTCCAGGAAGAACGTCATCGTCATCGGCGCGACCAACCGGCCGGAGGCGATCGACAACGCGCTGCGCCGGCCGGGCAGGTTCGACCGTGAAATCGAGCTCAGGGTGCCGGACAAGGCCGGAAGGAAGGAGATCCTGCAGATCCACACGAGGAGTATGCCGCTCACCCCCGACGTGGACCTGGACGAGCTGTCCGACCGGACGTACGGCTTCGTGGGCGCGGACATCGCCGCGCTCTGCAAGGAGTCGGCCATGAACGTCCTGCGCCGGGTGCTCCCGAACATCGACATGAAAGAGCAGTCTCTGCCCGTGCAGGTACTGGACAAGCTGCGCGTCACCCGCCAGGACTTCGAGGAGGCGCTGCGGATCGTCCAGCCCTCCGCGCTGAGAGAGATCATGATCGAGGTGCCCAACGTCACCTGGGGAGACATCGGAGGCCTGGAGAGCGTCAAGATGCTCCTGCGGGAAGCCGTGGAATGGCCGCTGAGATACGCGGACTCGTTCCGGCGCATAGGCGTCGAAGCCCCGAAGGGCGTGCTGCTGTACGGCCCGCCCGGCACGGGCAAGACGCTGCTGGCCAAGGCGATCGCCAACGAGAGCCAGGCGAACTTCATCACGGCGAAGGGCAGCGATCTGCTGTCCAAGTGGTACGGCGAGTCGGAGAAGCACATCAGCGAGGTGTTCAAGAAGGCCCGGCAGGTCTCTCCCGCGGTCGTCTTCCTCGACGAGCTGGACGCACTCGCCCCGGTGAGGGGCGGGGCCAGCGGA harbors:
- a CDS encoding CDC48 family AAA ATPase, which codes for MTVQKEEKAKLRLKVAEADKREVGRGIARINERHIKEIGVSYGDIIQITGRRTTSAIVGSAFPSDMHLDIIRVDGIVRHNAGTTLGDYVEISRARWNEARKVVLTPVQKGIRIYASPDSLQASFLNRPVSQGDIVSTSTYNPPSQSFNSNLMFEEFFRDFFSNPSLGLGEVKLAVASTVPAGIVKITEVTEIQLMPEATEISRTEVPEVTYEDLGGIRDAIQKIREMIELPLKYPELFNRLGIDPPKGVLILGPPGTGKTLLAKAVANESDAYFTSINGPEIMSKYYGESEQHLRDVFKEAENNAPAIIFIDELDSIATKRAEVTGEVERRVVAQLLSLMDGLKSRKNVIVIGATNRPEAIDNALRRPGRFDREIELRVPDKAGRKEILQIHTRSMPLTPDVDLDELSDRTYGFVGADIAALCKESAMNVLRRVLPNIDMKEQSLPVQVLDKLRVTRQDFEEALRIVQPSALREIMIEVPNVTWGDIGGLESVKMLLREAVEWPLRYADSFRRIGVEAPKGVLLYGPPGTGKTLLAKAIANESQANFITAKGSDLLSKWYGESEKHISEVFKKARQVSPAVVFLDELDALAPVRGGASGEPRVTERIVNQLLSELDGLEELRGVVVIGATNRPDIIDPALLRPGRFDEIILVPVPDRGARREIFKVHMRRMPVAPDVKLEELVDRTDMYTGADIAYLCKKAGRLALREDLKATVVRKKHFMEALKTTEPSVTDEAMRFYQNVGGELKRKGSKEIEKSMYL